The Pseudoalteromonas sp. N1230-9 genome segment CGATGTTACCCACACTGAAAGTGGTTACAAACGCAGATGTCGCTATAAAAGTTGATTCCGAGAATAAGGGGAAGTTAATACACACTCTCTATCAAAGTCGCTTTAAGATTGACTATTCATTGATAATGAATGAAAGAAATATCGATCTTAAACAGCGCTCAGTAAAAACATTTTCGTTTTCGGATCAAACTGTTTTCTTATTACCTCTAAAAATAAAATTGGCTCAGTTTCAGAACCAAGCTGCAGGGCATTATTCCGATACAATTAGGTTTCAAATTAGTCCGCTGAACTACTGAATTTACTTAAGTTTTTTTCGCACCATTGCAGAGCTTTTTGCTTATTTTTAACATTTATCTTTTGATAGATTTTATGTAAATGAACACGCACAGTTGCTTCACTGATGAACAGCGAATCTGCAATTTGTGGGGAGCTTGCGCCACTCCAAAGTAAATTAAGAACTTTAATCTCCTTAAAGGTGAGGTTATTAGATTGCAAAGTTGTTTTTTCTTCAGAGGCAAGTAATTCCCTCATCCATGTGTCAGACACTGTTCGTGGAAACCATAAATCTCCTTTTCCAATCGCTTCTAGGCCTTGCTTGAAAATATGCTCCTCAGTACCTTGGTAAAATAAGCCTTTTAATTTTGGCCATTCTTTAAGAGAGGTCACATCTGCATCGTAAGGAATATTAAAAATCACAAGATTAGTGTAACCCCGTGCGTTCATAAATTGAGCTATCATTTCTTGTGTTGTAAGTATATTAAGGGAATCAAAATTTATAAGTAATGTTTCACTTTCATCAGCAACACAATAAGATAGAGAACACACAGAGTAAGGCTTGTTGTTTTTTCTATTAACGAGATTATCCATATCCACACCAGTATTATTAATTATCGTAAAAATATAGTTTTAATGAATGGTTTTCAACTATTAGATTGAGACATTATGATAGTTAAAAAGTACTGGTGTTTAGCTGTTCTGACTATTTTTGTAATAAAAATATAAATTTTTTTCTGGATCAAGAGGTAAAATATTCCTTTTATTTCTGCAAATGATCTCTTAAAGCCTTGTACTGTTAAGCAATTACTCTATTATTAATTTTAGTGATGTTTTGTTTTATTAGTATTCATGAGGGATATTCATATAAGCGTTTATTTTAGTTTAGTTTTCTAATGCGTTATGTTTAGTTGCTTCATCTGAACATGAAACAAAAAGAGGTTTTTTTATACACTTTTTCATTAAATTTAAAAAAATTATACATGTTTTCACAAAACTGACATATAATATCCTTCCAGAGGAAAGATGCTTAATGCTAAGCATCTTTTTTTATGCCTAAATTTCACAGGCAAAAAAACACACACACGGTATCCTTTGGAGTTTTAATGAAATTACGTCATCTCTCACAAATAAGTGTTGCGATACTCGCAGCCTTATCTACATCAGCGTTTGCTGAGCAAGAAAAAACCACCGCTAAACAAGATGCTTTTGAAAAAATAGAAGTAACAGCACGTAAGCGTACCGAAAGTATTTTTGAATCACCAACAGCGGTTACGTCAATAGGTGAAAACCTTATTGATAAAGCGAATATGAGTAATTTGGAAGACATTGGTAAGTATGTGCCAAATTTGAATATTACGCGTTATGGCGTTGGTAATGCTGCACATGCATCTGTATTTATCCGTGGCATAGGTTTGCAAGATCATGTGATCACCACAGATCCTGGTGTCGGTGTTTACCTCGATGGTGTTTATTTAGGTCGTCAAATGGGCTCAAACCTATCACTACCTAATGTTGATCGTGTTGAAGTGTTACGTGGCCCACAAGGTACATTATATGGGCGCAACACACTTGGTGGCGCAGTAAACATTATTACTAAGCAACCAGGTGATGAAGGTATCGTTACAACCACAGCTAAAGTAGGTAGCCGCGGTCGTTTAGCAGGTGATGTTTATTTCAATAACAGCTTAACCGATACGCTTAGTATGTCGGCAAGTGTGTCATATAAACAGCGTGATGGTGTTGGTGAAGCTATTAATCTTGCCAATCCAGAAAAAGAGATCGGCGAAGAGCAAGAGTTAAGTGGCCGTATGGCACTTAAGTGGCAGGCTAGCAATGACTTATCGTTAACTTTCTCTTTAGATGGTGTTGATAACGAGTCAGGCCAATCACCTTACACTATTGAGCTTACAAGTCCGCTTGATGCAAGCGATCCATTTAACGGCGATTTCCCGTTATTGACAGCAGACATGCTACCAAGCGATCCAGATGATTTGGCAACGACTGTAGCAGGTATCGAGTCAACGGCTTATTCCGGTTGGGGTACGTCACTTATTGCTGATTGGGATATCAACAATACTTATACCGCTAAGTTTATTACAAGTTATCGTACGTCAGAGTACGAAGGGGGCCTTGATGATGACGCTGTCGCACTCAACTTATCAGAGTTTCCTGAAGAAGGTGGTGCAGATCAGTACTCATTTGAAATTCAGTTGAATGGTAGTTTCGACAATATGGACTTCGTTTCAGGTTTATATTTCTTTAATGAAGACGGCTTCACCAGCTCTGGTCCATTTGTATTTAGTCCATTTAACACGCCTAATGGGTTATTAAATGACGGTGTTACTCCATCATTTGGCGACTATGGCTTTTTTGATATTAACCAAGAAACAAACTCGTATGCAGCGTACATCAATGCAAGCTATGATCTGACTAATGAGCTGACAGTAGGGGGTGGTCTTCGTTATTCAAAAGATAAAAAAGAGGCTGATGCACTTTTCCCTTCATTCCCATCGCGTAAGTTCGTGAGCGCAGATTTTGATGCTGTAACATGGGATATCAACGCCTCGTATCAACTGTCAAATGACATGAACTTGTATGGTCAAATTCAAAAAGGCTATCAAACAGGCGGCTTTCCTCCTCGTCCATTTGGCGGCCCAGATCAATTTGTATCATTCGATGAAACTAAAGCAATTAACTATGAAGTGGGTCTAAAAGGACAAGTACACGAAAATATCTCAATGATGCTAGCTGTATTTGTAACTGATTACACTGATCTAGCGCTACCATTTTCAGATCCAACAGCTGGTGGCGGATTTGTCACGATTGTTGAGAATGCTGGTGAGTCTAAAGCACAGGGTATTGAACTAGAAACAACTATAGCCATCACTGACGATTTTACTCTGCGCAGTGCCATAGGTTACCTTGATTCAGAGATCACAGAAGTGGATGATGGCGTAATGGGGATCGGTAAAGGTGATTCTCCAGCTTTGACTCCTCGATGGACCGTGATGCTTGCACCTTCTTATTTCATGGATTTAAGTAATGGTGGCACATTGGCTATTAACGCGAACTACTCATATCGTAGCGATATGCAGGGTCAATCTGTGTTTAATCAAAGCGAACACATTGAGTCACGTGAACTTGTAGGTTTCAATATTTCTTACTTAAACCCATATGGTGACTTTGAAGTAACCTTGTATGGCGAAAACGTATTGAATGAAGTTTATGATGTGGGTCGATTGCAGCAATCGGGCTTTGTCGGTGTGATGCGTAGCAATGACCGTAGTGAGTTTGGTCTTAAATTCAAAAAAGACTTTGAACTATAGTCTAACCAGTAAAGTAAAAGGGTAAGCAGTTGCTTACCCTTTTCTATTAATTATTGCTTTCTTGTTCAC includes the following:
- a CDS encoding LuxR C-terminal-related transcriptional regulator; translation: MDNLVNRKNNKPYSVCSLSYCVADESETLLINFDSLNILTTQEMIAQFMNARGYTNLVIFNIPYDADVTSLKEWPKLKGLFYQGTEEHIFKQGLEAIGKGDLWFPRTVSDTWMRELLASEEKTTLQSNNLTFKEIKVLNLLWSGASSPQIADSLFISEATVRVHLHKIYQKINVKNKQKALQWCEKNLSKFSSSAD
- a CDS encoding TonB-dependent receptor, giving the protein MKLRHLSQISVAILAALSTSAFAEQEKTTAKQDAFEKIEVTARKRTESIFESPTAVTSIGENLIDKANMSNLEDIGKYVPNLNITRYGVGNAAHASVFIRGIGLQDHVITTDPGVGVYLDGVYLGRQMGSNLSLPNVDRVEVLRGPQGTLYGRNTLGGAVNIITKQPGDEGIVTTTAKVGSRGRLAGDVYFNNSLTDTLSMSASVSYKQRDGVGEAINLANPEKEIGEEQELSGRMALKWQASNDLSLTFSLDGVDNESGQSPYTIELTSPLDASDPFNGDFPLLTADMLPSDPDDLATTVAGIESTAYSGWGTSLIADWDINNTYTAKFITSYRTSEYEGGLDDDAVALNLSEFPEEGGADQYSFEIQLNGSFDNMDFVSGLYFFNEDGFTSSGPFVFSPFNTPNGLLNDGVTPSFGDYGFFDINQETNSYAAYINASYDLTNELTVGGGLRYSKDKKEADALFPSFPSRKFVSADFDAVTWDINASYQLSNDMNLYGQIQKGYQTGGFPPRPFGGPDQFVSFDETKAINYEVGLKGQVHENISMMLAVFVTDYTDLALPFSDPTAGGGFVTIVENAGESKAQGIELETTIAITDDFTLRSAIGYLDSEITEVDDGVMGIGKGDSPALTPRWTVMLAPSYFMDLSNGGTLAINANYSYRSDMQGQSVFNQSEHIESRELVGFNISYLNPYGDFEVTLYGENVLNEVYDVGRLQQSGFVGVMRSNDRSEFGLKFKKDFEL